TTGCTGAATCACCTCTGAACCTCGAATGCGAGCTACGGCAGGTTCTTGAATTCGGTGAGGAGCCGGAAGGCCATTCTCTTGTTATCGGTGAGGTGGTGCGATTTCATATCCGGGACGAACTCTGTACCGGTACGCACATCGACGTCTCAAAACTGAAACATGTCGGACGGCTGGGAGGAGCGCAGTTCTATTGCCGGACGAGCGACAGGTTTGAAATGGAGAGACCCAAACTGTCCTGAAAAGTTCGCCTTTCCCGTTTGTGATCCGCAGCCACAGCGCAAAAGGCGGCGCAGACTGATAAAAGATGGATGCGCGCTAATACTGATATGCCGTCGGTATCTTCTGGGCCTTTTCCTGGGCCTTCCAGTACTCGATGCGCTCCTTCAGGAAGGCCAGCCAGCTATCAACCTCCGGCTCCTTGACTCCCTTGGACACGAAGTCCTTCTTGAACTCCGTAATCACCGGCTGCGCCGCATTCACCCATTTTACAGCCTCAGTATCTGAAAGCGTAATCGTCTGACCGCCCTGACTCTTGAGGACTTCTATGCCTTCAATATCCACGTCGTTCCACTGAAGTGCAAATTTGTACCTGTAATCTTTCGAGGTCTCATCGAAGATCTTCTTGATATCGGCCGGCAGGGCGTTCCATTTATCTTTATTCATAGCGACATAGAATGTGTAAGAGGTGCCGACCTGCCAGCAGGTCGTTGCGTACTTCACCAATTCACCCAATTTCCACCCCTTGATCGCTTCTGCAGCAGTGAAGGTGCCATCGAGCATGCCTCTCCTGAGTGACTCGTACATATCCGCCATCTCAATCGGGACGGGCGTAGCGCCAAGCCCTTTAAGGAGATCCCCGACTCTTCCTGTGCCTCTTATCTTCAGGCCTTTCAGATCCTCGAGAGTCCGCACTGGCTTGTTGACAGTCATTATGATGACCGGTGCACCCGTGACGAACATGAGGGGATGGTAAGCGTCCCACTCTTTCGGTTTGAACTTTTCATAGAAATCGGTTGCCGCATACGTGCCTATATAACTGCTGGGGTACCCGAGTGGTAATTCCATTATCTCCATAACAGGAAAACGTCCCCTGGTATAGCCGCAGTTGGAGAGGCCGATATCGGCTATGCCGGTTGCCACGCCAGCAGCCACTTTCGGAGCGGTCAAGAGCGTGCCCCCGGGATAATAGGAGACCTCTACCCGCCCGCCGGTCCGGCTCTTGATGTCCTCGCAGAATTTTTCAAAAAGCGTCGAATGCTTATGTGTGGGAGGGAAGAAATTGGCAAACTTAAGCTTGATAGGTTGTGCTGCGTCTGTTACTGAGTACGTGAAAAGAACGAACAGAAAGGTAGCCGCTACCAACAAAGCTCTCTTCCTCATGTTGCACCCCCCTTTTTTTGGTAGCACAAACTATCCGGCCTTACACTTGCTCCTGTTTCTGTCCTCCTGTGAACAATTCATATTCAACTCATGACTTTGTAGACTGTAGCAACGATTGTAACTCTCGTCAAGGATTCTGCTTATGAATTCCCTCACAGAAGACTCTTTCGTGCACTCCTGCAAAAGGTATTTGCAGCCCCTAAATCGAGGTTTGGTTTTCGACTCTCTCCCTAAGGTATCACCGGGAGCAACAGGTATGACTGGTGCTCTGTGGTGTGATATACGGTATGCGTCGTTTCTTTGAGATTGCAAAGGTGAAACCAGATCGGGTCCTCCCAATGGGTGTCCTGACCTTTGATAACGAGCTCAATCTTGTGCCCCTCCTTAAACACATTTGACGCCTCACGAATCTCAATTGCATATTCGTAAATCTTCCCCAACTCCACCGGGACACTCACGGTATGCGGATGATACGGTTGGTAAGGCTTCGACTTCTTATCGTCGAGCGCCCTGTGCGAAGCCCTGAGCCAGCCCTTGGTTACCAGCTGGCTTGAACCGTCAGGCCCCATGTCGTTGAGGGTAACGATCCATGTGGCATCAGCCTGATCGAGCGCGGCCGACAGATAGAGCGCCATGGGTCCCGTCACCTCAGTATCTTTCTTGAAAGGTGGCGTGCTGTACCTGATTCCGGGGATCACATCGCGGGGAAGCGGGTAGGGCTTGTTCACAAACGCGTCAGCACCTTCGTCCTTCCTCGGAGGCTCTTCGCTTAATACTCCGTCCTCCCGTAAGTGGAGCTTTGTCCATTGAGTGCGCGCCAGCGGCCACTCATGCTCGTAGCGCCACTCGTTCTTCCCTTTGATGAAGAGCTTTATGGGGGGCTCGTCCATGATCCCGGTATCGTTTCCCTTCAGCCAGTGATCGTACCAACGCAGTATTACGTCGTGGTCGTCGGTCCAGGGACGAATCGGCCCGCTTGTATATTCGGTCTCGTTAATCATCAGTTTCTTTGTCGTATTGATCCCGTTGAACGCGGCAAAAGCTCCGGGGAGATGGATGGGCCATCCGCTCCAGCGGCAGACAATATACGTGGGGATGTTGATGCGGTCGAACTTCGTGTATGGCGAGACTTCCCAGTGATAGGGACCGTCAAGAGGGTGGACTAGACCTTCGAAAAGGGGCGGATTTTTTTCAGGGTACTTTAACGCATCATGCAGCGGCACATAAATCTGAACCTCCTCTTTCCGCATCAGTTCCTTCACCACGTTATTCATCTCTTCCGGTTGTTCTCGCAAGGACCGCGGCAATCCTGCGCCCACGGCCACGTGTCCCCACCACTGCATGTAAAACATATTCATTATGCCGCCATGGTAAAACTGGTGACGATACCTGTCGGTAGACGCTTCGTAAGGAAATATGGCCTTCAGGTGAGGAGGGTTCTGTCCCGCAATGAGAAACTGTATAATCCCGAAATAGGACATTCCCAGCATTCCCACGTTCCCATCGCACCAGGGCTGCGCTGCGATCCATTCGATCACGTCGTAGCCATCCTCATGTTCCTGCAATCCGTAGAACGGGTATTCCCCTTCCGAATTCCCTGAACCGCGGGAGTCAACAATCACGTGCACGTATCCTCGCGAGACAAAAAATTCAGTGTCGCCGGCTTCCTGGCCGCCATTGCCGCGGACCGGGCTCAATGGCCCTCTCGGCGACTTGAACTTTTGAACATCTTTTCCGTAGGGCGAAACTGAAAAGAGGGCTGGGAATTTCCCGTCTGCATGCGGACGATAGACGTCAGCAGCCAACCGCACACCGTCCCTGGCAGTTATGAATACATCTTTCTCCGCTTTCACCCGATATTGTGGTTTGGAAACTTTGTCCATCCAGTCTTCAGCCATGTTTATTCACCTTTCTCCAGAATTTGTGCACTCTTTGTATCTACTGCTTACGGCTCACTGCTCACCGTAATCAGGTAATCTTTTCCCTCAGCCTCCTGCTCTGTCGCAGTGCTACGGGCAACAGCAAGACTGCCGCGCCTATAATCAAACACGCCACCGAGATCGGTCGCATAAAGAATATTGAAATACTTCCTTTCGATATGAGGAGTGATTGTCGCAGGGAGGTCTCCAGTATCGGCCCCAGCACAAAGGCTATTACCAGTGGAGCAAGCTCGTAGTCGAATTTTCTGAAGGAATACCCTATGACGCCGAAGATGAGCATGATCAGCACGTCAAACTTGCTGTTATTGGTGCTGTAAGAACCGATAATGCAGAGGAGGAGCAGTAAGGGGAAGAGAATCTTGTAAGGGACTTTCAATATTCGTACCCAGAGCCCGATCAATGGAAGATTCAAGACCACGAGCAATATATTTCCAATGTACATGCTGATGATAGTGCCCCAGAAAATGTCCGGGTGTTTCTCTATAAGCGTTGGTCCTGGCTGTACGCCGTGGATCATGAGCGCGCCAAGAAGAAGAGCCGTGATGGCGTTCGAAGGAAAGCCTAAGGTGAAGAGAGGTATAAATGCCCCGGAGCTTGCGGCGTTGTTGGCCGATTCAGGCCCTGCCACGCCCGCGATCACACCGGTGCCAAACTTCTCCGGATGCTTGGAAAGTTTCTTTTCCAGGGCATACGAGACAAAGGTCGACATGATTGCGCCGCCCCCGGGCAGTATGCCTAAAAAAAAGCCGAGAAACGATCCCCTGATGATCGCACCGATCGACTCAGCCCAATCTCTGAGGTTGGGGAGAAGATTCTTGATTTTCGTTTTAAATACATCGATGTTTAGTGACTCTTCGAGATTCTCCAGGACCTCGGCCACACCAAAGAGGCCCATGACAACAGGCACCAGGCCCAGTCCGTCCTGAAGGTCCAGTATACCGAACGTGAATCGCGTGCGTCCCGTGACACCATCAATGCCTATCTGGCTCAAGCTGACGCCTAGTATTGCCATGATGACTGCTTTGACGAGCGAGCCATGGGCGAGATAGCTCAGTATGGCAAGCGACAGAATGATGAGGGAAAAATATTCGGGTGGACCGAACTTAAGCGCAACGGCCGATAAAGGAACTGCGACGAGCATCACGATTATCGTACCGATGGTCCCGGCGATAAAAGAGCCGAATGCAGCTATGCCGAGGGCCGGGCCCGCTCTCCCGTGGCGAGCCATCTGGTAGCCGTCAAGGCAGGTAATGACCGACGTCGCCTCCCCGGGAATATTCACCAGAATGGAGGTAGTGGAGCCACCGTATTGTGCTCCGTAATAAATTCCGGCCAGCATGATAATGGCAGAAGTGGGGCTGATCCCGAACGTCACAGGGAGAAGAAGAGATATGGTTCCCACAGGACCGATTCCCGGCAGCACCCCGATGAGCGTTCCGATTAATACTCCGAGGAAGCAGTAAGCTAGGTTACCGATGCTTAAGGCTACGTGGCAACCCATCGCAAGATTGTCAAAGAAGCCGGACACCCAAATCACC
The Syntrophorhabdales bacterium DNA segment above includes these coding regions:
- a CDS encoding TRAP transporter substrate-binding protein codes for the protein MRKRALLVAATFLFVLFTYSVTDAAQPIKLKFANFFPPTHKHSTLFEKFCEDIKSRTGGRVEVSYYPGGTLLTAPKVAAGVATGIADIGLSNCGYTRGRFPVMEIMELPLGYPSSYIGTYAATDFYEKFKPKEWDAYHPLMFVTGAPVIIMTVNKPVRTLEDLKGLKIRGTGRVGDLLKGLGATPVPIEMADMYESLRRGMLDGTFTAAEAIKGWKLGELVKYATTCWQVGTSYTFYVAMNKDKWNALPADIKKIFDETSKDYRYKFALQWNDVDIEGIEVLKSQGGQTITLSDTEAVKWVNAAQPVITEFKKDFVSKGVKEPEVDSWLAFLKERIEYWKAQEKAQKIPTAYQY
- a CDS encoding CocE/NonD family hydrolase, whose protein sequence is MAEDWMDKVSKPQYRVKAEKDVFITARDGVRLAADVYRPHADGKFPALFSVSPYGKDVQKFKSPRGPLSPVRGNGGQEAGDTEFFVSRGYVHVIVDSRGSGNSEGEYPFYGLQEHEDGYDVIEWIAAQPWCDGNVGMLGMSYFGIIQFLIAGQNPPHLKAIFPYEASTDRYRHQFYHGGIMNMFYMQWWGHVAVGAGLPRSLREQPEEMNNVVKELMRKEEVQIYVPLHDALKYPEKNPPLFEGLVHPLDGPYHWEVSPYTKFDRINIPTYIVCRWSGWPIHLPGAFAAFNGINTTKKLMINETEYTSGPIRPWTDDHDVILRWYDHWLKGNDTGIMDEPPIKLFIKGKNEWRYEHEWPLARTQWTKLHLREDGVLSEEPPRKDEGADAFVNKPYPLPRDVIPGIRYSTPPFKKDTEVTGPMALYLSAALDQADATWIVTLNDMGPDGSSQLVTKGWLRASHRALDDKKSKPYQPYHPHTVSVPVELGKIYEYAIEIREASNVFKEGHKIELVIKGQDTHWEDPIWFHLCNLKETTHTVYHTTEHQSYLLLPVIP
- a CDS encoding tripartite tricarboxylate transporter permease, whose amino-acid sequence is MSGFFDNLAMGCHVALSIGNLAYCFLGVLIGTLIGVLPGIGPVGTISLLLPVTFGISPTSAIIMLAGIYYGAQYGGSTTSILVNIPGEATSVITCLDGYQMARHGRAGPALGIAAFGSFIAGTIGTIIVMLVAVPLSAVALKFGPPEYFSLIILSLAILSYLAHGSLVKAVIMAILGVSLSQIGIDGVTGRTRFTFGILDLQDGLGLVPVVMGLFGVAEVLENLEESLNIDVFKTKIKNLLPNLRDWAESIGAIIRGSFLGFFLGILPGGGAIMSTFVSYALEKKLSKHPEKFGTGVIAGVAGPESANNAASSGAFIPLFTLGFPSNAITALLLGALMIHGVQPGPTLIEKHPDIFWGTIISMYIGNILLVVLNLPLIGLWVRILKVPYKILFPLLLLLCIIGSYSTNNSKFDVLIMLIFGVIGYSFRKFDYELAPLVIAFVLGPILETSLRQSLLISKGSISIFFMRPISVACLIIGAAVLLLPVALRQSRRLREKIT